A region of Periplaneta americana isolate PAMFEO1 chromosome 16, P.americana_PAMFEO1_priV1, whole genome shotgun sequence DNA encodes the following proteins:
- the LOC138691315 gene encoding zinc finger protein 493-like isoform X1 — protein MDVIKMEPDINALHMQTSDAEEKSLSEEGNILDLHVTEIKTEYKDHSYDLISEMTVDKTSVPVDFPVMKSEVEEENVLDLHMSEIKTECMVKSYDLKSEITFEETPVPVCFSIMNSEAKEETHELDQVEEEVKLEVTAEEDEVFTEGIGLPPFCDTITEDEYVETGEKTLKCDVCGKWFFDSAMLKRHAVLHTRNRSFICDLYGKDCLQLYHLKEHAGVHTGKEPLLSDMCGKKFSKSNDLERHSGVDKGEKPFDCDEGAKKNWQSCILKKNALLNTTEKPFTCDTRGKKFSELRILKSHVLTHTGDKPFCCHICGKKFSQSDKLKIHVLGHTGKKALNSDICEQKFSLSDNPKKHALVHTGEKSFTCDICGKTFSHTGSLKQHACKHTRKKAFICHICGKKFSQSGNLKKHSLVHTGEKPFTCDICGKKFSQSANLKTHSITHTGEKAFRCEICGKKFSLRGILKRHARVHTGDKPFCCDVCGKKFSDSSSLKTHAVLHTRKNAFGCDICGKKFSQSGSLRFHALVHTRDKTFSCDICGKKCLHSGNLKKHECKHTGKKAFSCGISGNIFLQFNNLQSHAPVHRVEKTFSCDICGKKFSQSDNLKKHAFIHTGQKAFCCDICGKKFCEWSFLKRHARVHTGENPFCCDICGKTFSVSSSLKNHAVVHTGKKAFSCDICGKKFSLPGHLKRHALVHTGEKEFSCYICEKKFSRSCTLKIHAYIHTGKKAFSCDVCGKRFSVSGTLKRHALVHTGEKTFSCGICGKKFSQSSNLKTHALVHTRKKAFSCDICGKKFMLSCGLKKHALVHTGEKAFSCDICGKKFSLSGNLKTHAFVHTGEKRFSCDICGKKFSLSGNLKMHALIHTGEKRFSCDKCGKRFSQSCTLKKHALVHIGKEAFS, from the exons ATGGATGTGATAAAGATGGAACCCGACATCAACGCATTGCATATGCAGACAAGTGATGCAGAAGAGAAGTCCTTATCAGAG GAAGGAAATATATTAGATCTGCATGTCACTGAAATAAAGACGGAATATAAGGACCACAGCTACGATCTCATATCAGAGATGACAGTTGATAAAACCTCTGTGCCAGTTGACTTTCCCGTCATGAAAAGTGAAGTTGAG GAAGAAAATGTATTAGATTTACACATGAGTGAAATAAAGACAGAATGTATGGTAAAAAGCTATGATTTGAAATCAGAGATAACATTTGAGGAAACTCCTGTGCCAGTTTGCTTTTCAATAATGAACAGTGAAGCTAAG GAGGAGACACATGAGTTAGACCAAGTGGAGGAGGAGGTCAAACTGGAAGTAACAGCAGAAGAGGATGAAGTCTTTACTGAGGG CATTGGACTGCCACCTTTCTGCGACACTATTACAGAAGATGAGTATGTGGAGACAGGTGAGAAGACAttgaaatgtgatgtttgtggaaagtggtTTTTCGACTCGGCAATGCTCAAAAGGCATGCTGTTCTACACACGCGCAATAGATCGTTCATTTGCGATCTTTATGGTAAGGATTGTTTGCAGTTGTATCATCTCAAAGAGCACGCAGGCGTACACACAGGCAAGGAGCCATTGTTATCTGATATGTGTggaaaaaaattttccaaatcgaATGATTTGGAAAGACATTCAGGCGTAGACAAAGGCGAGAAGCCATTTGATTGTGATGAAGGTGCGAAAAAAAACTGGCAATCTTGTATACTGAAAAAAAACGCACTCCTAAACACAACGGAGAAGCCATTCACTTGTGATACacgtggaaagaaattttctgaatTGAGAATTCTGAAAAGTCATGTACTTACTCACACCGGTGACAAGCCATTCTGTTGTCAtatttgtggaaagaaattttctcaatcTGATAAACTTAAAATTCATGTACTTGGACATACAGGGAAGAAGGCATTGAATAGTGACATATGTGAACAGAAATTTTCGCTGTCTGATAATCCAAAAAAGCATGCACtcgtacacacaggggagaagtCATTcacttgtgatatatgtggaaagacatTTTCGCATACTGGTAGTCTAAAACAGCACGCATGCAAACACACAAGGAAGAAGGCATTCATTTGccatatatgtggaaagaaattttcgcaaTCTGGCAATCTAAAAAAGCACTCACTCGTACATACAGGGGAGAAGCCATTcacttgtgatatatgtggaaagaaattttcccaATCTGCTAATTTAAAAACCCATTCAATTACACATACAGGCGAGAAGGCATTCAGATGTgaaatatgtggaaagaaattttctctaaGGGGTATTCTGAAAAGGCATGCACGTGTTCACACAGGCGACAAGCCGTTCTGttgtgatgtttgtggaaagaaattttccgaTTCCAGTAGTCTTAAAACTCATGCAGTTCTACACACAAGGAAGAACGCATTcggttgtgatatatgtggaaagaaattttcgcaaTCTGGTAGTCTACGTTTCCATGCACTCGTACACACACGGGATAAaacattcagttgtgatatatgtggaaaaaaatgtttgcatTCTGGTAATCTAAAGAAGCACGAATGTAAACACACAGGAAAAAAGGCATTCAGTTGTGGTATAAGTGGAAACATTTTTTTGCAGTTTAATAATCTACAAAGTCATGCACCCGTACACAGAGTGGAGAAgacattcagttgtgatatatgtggaaaaaaaTTTTCACAATCTGATAACCTAAAAAAGCATGCATTCATACACACAGGGCAGAAGGCATtctgttgtgatatatgtggaaagaaattttgtgAATGGAGTTTTCTGAAAAGGCATGCACGTGTTCACACAGGTGAGAATCCATTCTGCTGTGATATTTGTGGAAAGACATTTTCTGTATCTAGTAGTCTTAAAAATCATGCAGTTGTGCACACAGGGaagaaggcattcagttgtgatatatgtggaaagaaattttcgttaCCTGGTCATCTAAAAAGGCATGCGCtcgtacacacaggggagaaggaATTTAGTTGTTATATATGTGAAAAGAAATTTTCGCGATCTTGCACTCTAAAAATTcacgcatacatacacacagggaagaaggcattcagttgtgatgtaTGTGGAAAAAGATTTTCGGTATCTGGTACTCTAAAAAGGCATGCACtcgtacacacaggggagaagaCATTCAGTTGTGGTAtatgtgggaagaaattttctcaatcTAGTAATCTTAAAACTCATGCACTTGTACACACAAGGAAGAAGGccttcagttgtgatatatgtggaaagaaatttatgCTATCTTGTGGTCTAAAAAAGCATGCACtcgtacacacaggggagaaggcattcagttgtgatatatgtggaaagaaattttcgctaTCTGGTAATCTAAAAACTCATGCATtcgtacacacaggggagaagagattcagttgtgatatatgtggaaagaaattttcgcttTCTGGTAATCTAAAAATGCATGCACTcatacacacaggggagaagagATTCAGTTGTGATAAATGTGGAAAGAGATTTTCGCAATCTTGCACTCTAAAGAAGCATGCACTCGTACACATAGGGAAAGAGGCatttagttga